The Fragaria vesca subsp. vesca linkage group LG2, FraVesHawaii_1.0, whole genome shotgun sequence genome includes a window with the following:
- the LOC101300212 gene encoding 30S ribosomal protein S20, chloroplastic-like, translated as MAAALHCLSSSCLALPSKFGNLSLNGPSTSSASSTHFPSLSFSANLSHDFFSKGFLNLGPVQRSVRRSVVCEAAPTKKPDSAEKRARQAEKRRIYNKSRKSEIKTRMKKVLEALDVLKKKPDAQAEEVLSIEKLIGEAYSIIDKAVKVGTLHRNTGARRKSRLARRKKAVEIQKGWYTPADSEVTA; from the exons ATGGCAGCAGCACTTCATTGCCTATCATCTTCATGCTTAGCCCTTCCTTCCAAATTCGGCAACCTTTCCCTCAATGGCCCTTCTACTTCCTCAGCTTCTTCCACTCACTTTCCTTCTCTCAGTTTCTCTGCTAACCTTTCTCACGACTTCTTCTCCAAAG GGTTTTTGAATTTGGGCCCAGTTCAGAGGTCAGTTCGTCGCTCTGTGGTTTGTGAGGCTGCTCCAACCAAGAAGCCTGACTCTGCTGAGAAGAGAGCTCGCCAGGCTGAGAAGAGGCGCATTTACAACAAGTCTAGAAAGTCTGAAATCAAAACCAGGATGAAGAAG GTTTTGGAAGCTTTAGACGTGCTCAAGAAGAAACCAGACGCTCAGGCTGAAGAAGTTCTTTCAATTGAGAAGCTTATTGGCGAAGCATACTCCATCATTGACAAAGCAGTGAAGGTTGGGACTTTGCATAGGAATACTGGAGCACGAAGAAAGTCTCGATTGGCCAGAAGAAAGAAGGCAGTAGAGATCCAAAAAGGCTGGTACACCCCAGCTGATTCTGAGGTTACTGCCTGA
- the LOC101299637 gene encoding 26S proteasome non-ATPase regulatory subunit 5-like: MAEEYSVDDPTQLLEASSEFANYPGVQNDASAHEFLDRFPLPVILNALQTKADVPGLENTLVDVLESIFKTRYGTSLIPQYMPFIQVGLTANSQKVKALACKTVTRLLESVNDYAVSAHLIIDNNIYPLLIDCLINGNEQVTTLATEAIAKIAGSPAGIDIVFPADANEATHLGKLASQCSSLGRVRILALIVKLFSVSHHVASVVSKSNLLTLFEAEINSNDTLATLNVMELLYELSEIKHGRVFLSTSTLLQLLSSIISNQSMDSILRSRAMIISGRLLSNGNYILSDESSAKTVVSAIDRILSSSESHDTDECETALEALGQIGSSMEGAQLLLSGSPPAARHVIYFAFDRQGHGRKLAALHALANISGETRSENSVILTNDAEESLRRLIYETASKSSKLTPSGLFLSVIQQDPETRLAGYRVLTGLGARPWCLTEICSKQEIINVVTDAASETTKLGMEARYNCCKTIHTAFNMSSKLSSDPALGGIAAKLHESVRLGPYLARKHREAQPTVVTADRF, translated from the exons ATGGCGGAAGAATACTCAGTCGACGATCCAACTCAGCTTCTCGAAGCTTCTTCCGAGTTCGCAAACTATCCCG GAGTTCAAAATGACGCTTCCGCCCACGAGTTTCTGGACCGCTTCCCCCTCCCTGTCATCCTAAA TGCTTTGCAGACGAAAGCCGATGTGCCTGGTTTAGAAAACACCTTGGTTGATGTTTTGGAGAGCATTTTCAAAACAAGATATGGTACTTCGCTCATTCCACAGTATATG CCTTTCATACAAGTTGGTCTGACGGCAAATTCTCAGAAGGTCAAAGCTTTAGCCTGTAAAACG GTTACTCGCCTTCTCGAAAGTGTGAATGACTATGCTGTTTCTGCACATCTTATAATCGACAACAATATATATCCTCTATTGATTGATTGCCTCATCAATGG AAATGAACAAGTTACAACTTTAGCAACTGAAGCGATAGCAAAGATAGCGGGTAGTCCAGCAGGCATA GATATTGTTTTCCCAGCTGATGCCAATGAAGCTACACATCTTGGAAAATTAGCATCTCAATGCTCATCACTG GGACGGGTCCGAATTTTGGCTTTGATTGTGAAGCTATTCTCTGTCTCCCATCATGTGGCATCGGTGGTTTCAAAGTCAAATCTACTTACACTTTTCGAAGCGGAGATTAACTCGAATGATACCCTTGCAACCTTAAATGTTATGGAGCTTTTGTATGAG TTGTCAGAGATCAAGCATGGTAGAGTTTTCTTGTCAACAAGCACCCTCCTGCAGCTGCTTAGTTCTATAATAAG CAACCAGTCAATGGACTCGATTCTAAGATCAAGGGCGATGATAATCAGCGGAAGACTGTTGTCGAATGGAAATTACATTTTGTCTGATGAATCTA GTGCGAAGACTGTAGTATCAGCTATAGATAGAATACTTAGTTCATCAGAAAGTCATGATACAGATGAATGTGAAACTGCTCTTGAAGCCCTGGGTCAAATAGGGTCAT CAATGGAAGGAGCACAATTGCTACTGTCAGGCTCACCACCAGCTGCAAGACATGTTATATATTTTGCCTTTGATAGGCAGGGCCATGGTAGAAAATTG GCTGCTTTGCATGCACTTGCAAACATTTCTGGAGAAACTCGATCTGAGAACAGCGTCATACTGACTAATGATGCTGAAGAAAGCCTACGACGCTTGATTTATGAAACTGCATCCAAGAGCTCAAAGCTGACACCATCA GGTCTATTCCTATCAGTTATCCAACAGGATCCAGAGACTCGTTTGGCG GGTTATAGAGTGCTGACTGGGTTGGGGGCTCGCCCATGGTGCCTCACGGAGATTTGCTCAAAGCAAGAGATAATAAATGTAGTGACTGATGCTGCTTCTGAAACCACAAAACTAG GCATGGAAGCAAGATATAATTGTTGCAAGACTATCCATACGGCTTTTAACATGTCCAGTAAACTTTCAAGCGACCCAGCGCTTGGTGGGATTGCAGCAAAG TTGCATGAATCTGTGAGACTGGGTCCCTATCTTGCCAGAAAGCATCGTGAAGCTCAACCTACAGTAGTTACAGCCGACAGATTCTAG